A single genomic interval of Alteromonas sp. BL110 harbors:
- a CDS encoding bacteriocin-like peptide: MKELNCNDLSIVNGGGAAEFACYSGFTALGALGGFIAGGIATAGLGMGPGALWGAGLGSRIGSAVCYP; the protein is encoded by the coding sequence ATGAAAGAACTAAATTGTAACGACCTATCAATTGTAAACGGTGGCGGTGCTGCAGAGTTTGCATGTTATAGCGGCTTCACTGCATTAGGCGCACTAGGTGGTTTTATAGCTGGTGGTATTGCTACTGCAGGGTTGGGAATGGGGCCAGGAGCACTGTGGGGAGCGGGTCTGGGTTCTAGAATTGGTAGCGCTGTTTGTTATCCATAA
- a CDS encoding Blp family class II bacteriocin produces the protein MKTLAQKEIQSVNGGIDCMDAFTIGGSVLGGFAGGYFGGFAGARYGIAGGAILGGAAGAYFCYP, from the coding sequence ATGAAAACATTAGCTCAAAAAGAGATACAGTCTGTTAACGGCGGTATCGATTGTATGGATGCATTCACGATTGGCGGGAGTGTTCTTGGAGGTTTCGCCGGTGGTTATTTTGGCGGTTTTGCTGGTGCTCGCTATGGAATTGCCGGTGGCGCAATACTTGGAGGAGCGGCTGGCGCTTACTTCTGTTACCCATAA
- a CDS encoding TraB/GumN family protein, with protein sequence MKNLSLKIVTLALALACWSTNTLASDATTSVWKVSNGEDTVYIGGTIHILPISEFPLPDAFSTTYEKSDTIVLEAELPAPTDLAAQRKIMAAVAYEDGQSLKDELSEETYGALNTYLSAFGATADQVASFKPGMVVSMLVAMEAQRNQLAGEGVDAYFNQLAKRDGKTRDYLETLDFQIQMMANMGEGEEDRFISETLTTLPELKELLTQTIKAWRNGDTEEINEYVVEKFKRESPVSFNEVFTQRNANWVPHIEAMFGDEDQEFILVGAGHLVGEGNVLKLLENKGYKIEQL encoded by the coding sequence ATGAAAAACCTGTCATTAAAAATTGTAACACTTGCACTTGCCCTGGCTTGCTGGTCAACTAACACATTAGCAAGCGACGCAACAACGTCGGTTTGGAAAGTATCAAATGGGGAAGACACAGTGTATATAGGTGGCACTATACACATTTTGCCAATATCAGAATTTCCACTACCAGACGCTTTTAGCACTACCTATGAGAAAAGCGATACAATAGTGCTTGAAGCAGAATTACCAGCCCCTACTGATTTAGCTGCACAACGAAAAATAATGGCCGCAGTCGCCTACGAAGATGGCCAGTCTCTTAAAGATGAGCTTTCCGAAGAAACCTATGGCGCTCTCAATACCTATTTAAGCGCATTTGGTGCCACGGCAGACCAAGTGGCGAGCTTCAAGCCTGGAATGGTCGTCTCTATGCTTGTTGCTATGGAAGCCCAACGTAACCAATTGGCAGGCGAAGGAGTTGATGCCTATTTTAACCAACTAGCAAAACGCGACGGCAAAACAAGAGATTACTTGGAGACCTTAGACTTTCAAATCCAAATGATGGCAAACATGGGCGAAGGCGAAGAAGATCGCTTTATCTCTGAAACCCTAACCACATTACCCGAACTTAAAGAACTGCTTACACAAACTATTAAGGCATGGAGAAACGGCGATACCGAAGAAATAAACGAATATGTTGTTGAAAAGTTTAAACGTGAGTCACCCGTATCTTTTAACGAAGTATTTACTCAGCGAAACGCGAACTGGGTGCCACATATTGAGGCCATGTTCGGCGACGAAGATCAAGAGTTTATATTGGTTGGTGCAGGTCACCTTGTAGGTGAAGGTAACGTCCTTAAGTTACTAGAAAATAAAGGATATAAAATAGAGCAACTTTAA
- a CDS encoding lantibiotic dehydratase, producing the protein MKQTSAPDGFFVLRIPRLPFDLLKPLFIASNDADELLLNWLNREQVMESLYIASPSLHSRIAIWSKRPHSKQGKKIRNTLIKYFIRMSSRPTPFGLFSGISMGKPSEHTKLIVPAYSRYTRKTRFDILMLSQLKAAVSKREVKNLSYRANPSIAACAETIRYIESYDSEDAKQYRLSSVQKTDILDFVLSFCDLPVSFDDITLKLHAQYESFSVAELEAFVKQLIDESIIIPHLPLSLTASSPDKALLASLEPFAEYDGLKKGVELLQRIDEDDCASIEDYKNVITTLRDLPINIQENKLFQVDIAPEMVKSELAVDVTSTIQQAIELLSRASAVTHNPFSNFISQFTKRFDQQLIPLTAVLDDESGIGFSEDTGYESSLLSNLNLRSRLSSRKTNELSPMHKLILQKMSLPNYQNTETLTLSSKELADAIDSTQDNTKLPYSYGAVVSMFKNDDKELIKLISVYGPSAANLIGRFCHLDENLKEHVKVHLKQEELHSEDVVFAEVVHMPDGRPGNVIARPRLRDYEIVFMADSDIENEYSISVNDLYVWVEENRIKLWSERLKKQVIPRMSNAHNFSNRSLSVYRFLCSIQYQYYSIPTNIMPDVFSTYCFTPRVMLDDIVLHEKTWRIPHSALSSVLEKNKYCDNRYNALKEKYQLDDVVVFSVGDNALTLDLKNPLLFTMLVEESRMFKEVVLKESLPNQYVSSVKNEKGEGYANEIIVPLVNKKAASYKAIRLNQRHTMIDNKPRSYSPGSKWMSIKVYSGNNQVEGVLAYHLASFIKSSTSLFDKWFFIRFGDPDWHLRIRFLGEPEVLYGKLLPRIHQHLQPFIDNNEVDRVELFTYQRELERYGGEQLLEHCETLFRLESDLATELIPLVHIYGDDIRWRAAALCIDRILTYFGYSWPHKLALVNALREAFGREFNENVELRKQLGEKYRNLKSVLINDFHFVLRPEEKNGAETPQELFSKIESWGREYEQAVAAASSALRSSSINKDELVTSILHMLNNRLFNAYTREHEFVMYDLLRRFYLSLTSRKAFVDEMKNGFYQQ; encoded by the coding sequence ATGAAGCAGACTAGTGCTCCTGATGGTTTTTTCGTTCTTCGTATACCAAGATTACCTTTTGATCTTCTCAAGCCACTGTTTATCGCGTCTAATGATGCAGACGAACTCTTATTAAATTGGCTGAATCGCGAACAGGTAATGGAAAGCTTATATATTGCTAGCCCATCTTTGCATTCGCGTATTGCCATATGGTCAAAGCGGCCGCACTCTAAGCAAGGCAAAAAAATACGAAATACCCTGATTAAGTACTTTATTCGTATGTCGTCAAGACCTACGCCCTTTGGGCTGTTTTCTGGCATAAGCATGGGTAAGCCATCGGAGCATACAAAATTAATAGTACCCGCTTATAGTAGATATACGAGAAAAACACGGTTTGATATATTGATGCTTAGTCAGCTTAAAGCTGCCGTATCAAAAAGAGAGGTTAAAAATCTATCTTATCGCGCGAACCCTTCCATAGCTGCTTGCGCTGAGACGATCCGTTACATCGAGTCATATGACAGCGAAGATGCAAAGCAGTATAGACTCTCATCCGTTCAAAAAACTGATATTCTAGACTTTGTATTATCGTTTTGCGACTTGCCAGTTTCTTTCGACGACATAACGCTGAAATTACATGCACAATACGAAAGCTTCTCCGTCGCAGAACTTGAAGCGTTTGTGAAGCAACTGATAGATGAGTCTATCATTATTCCACACTTACCACTGTCTTTAACTGCTTCATCACCTGATAAAGCATTGCTAGCCTCACTTGAACCATTTGCCGAATATGATGGGTTAAAAAAAGGTGTGGAATTATTGCAACGTATTGATGAAGACGATTGCGCCAGCATAGAAGACTATAAAAACGTAATTACTACGCTGCGTGATTTACCAATCAATATTCAAGAGAATAAACTGTTTCAGGTAGATATAGCACCTGAAATGGTTAAGAGTGAATTAGCGGTGGATGTTACCTCCACAATTCAGCAGGCCATTGAGTTGCTCTCTCGAGCAAGTGCGGTCACACATAATCCATTTTCTAATTTTATTTCACAGTTTACTAAACGCTTTGATCAGCAGCTCATCCCTTTAACAGCAGTATTAGACGATGAATCTGGTATTGGTTTCTCAGAAGATACGGGTTATGAATCGAGCTTGCTATCAAATTTAAATCTACGAAGTCGTTTATCAAGTCGTAAAACCAATGAATTGAGCCCTATGCATAAGCTAATCTTGCAAAAGATGAGCCTTCCGAATTATCAGAACACAGAAACACTTACATTGTCTTCGAAAGAACTAGCAGATGCGATTGACTCAACACAAGACAATACAAAGCTTCCATATTCTTACGGCGCGGTTGTCTCTATGTTTAAAAATGACGACAAAGAGTTAATCAAACTTATATCAGTTTATGGTCCCTCGGCGGCAAATCTAATCGGTAGGTTTTGTCATCTCGATGAAAATTTGAAAGAACACGTTAAAGTACACCTTAAGCAAGAAGAGCTTCACTCTGAGGATGTCGTTTTTGCCGAAGTCGTTCACATGCCGGATGGACGTCCGGGTAACGTGATTGCGCGTCCGCGCTTAAGGGATTATGAGATTGTATTTATGGCTGATAGCGATATTGAAAATGAATATTCTATCTCAGTAAACGATCTATATGTTTGGGTGGAAGAAAATAGAATAAAGTTATGGTCTGAAAGACTGAAAAAGCAAGTGATACCAAGAATGTCGAATGCCCATAACTTTTCGAATCGAAGTTTAAGCGTATACCGATTTTTGTGCTCGATTCAGTATCAATATTACTCAATACCCACAAATATCATGCCCGATGTATTTTCGACATATTGTTTTACACCAAGAGTAATGTTGGATGATATCGTGCTGCACGAAAAAACGTGGCGTATTCCCCACTCCGCTTTATCCAGCGTTCTTGAGAAAAACAAATATTGTGATAACCGATATAATGCGTTGAAAGAAAAGTATCAGCTTGATGATGTTGTAGTCTTTTCTGTTGGTGACAACGCACTGACCCTCGACCTCAAAAATCCCTTACTTTTTACTATGCTCGTTGAAGAATCGAGAATGTTCAAAGAAGTAGTTCTTAAAGAGTCACTACCCAATCAGTATGTTTCATCAGTCAAAAACGAAAAGGGTGAGGGATACGCTAATGAGATTATCGTCCCTTTGGTGAACAAAAAAGCGGCTTCTTATAAAGCCATTCGGTTAAATCAACGCCATACAATGATTGACAACAAACCGCGAAGCTACTCGCCAGGTTCAAAATGGATGAGCATTAAAGTGTATTCCGGCAATAATCAAGTTGAAGGTGTATTAGCTTATCACCTGGCGTCATTTATTAAATCGTCGACATCACTATTTGATAAATGGTTTTTCATTCGTTTTGGTGATCCTGATTGGCATCTGAGAATTAGGTTTCTAGGTGAGCCTGAGGTGCTATATGGGAAGCTTTTGCCCCGTATACACCAGCATCTTCAACCCTTTATTGACAACAATGAGGTCGATCGTGTCGAGCTTTTTACTTACCAGAGAGAGTTAGAGCGCTATGGAGGCGAACAGCTACTAGAACACTGTGAAACACTTTTCAGGTTGGAAAGTGACTTAGCTACCGAGTTAATCCCATTGGTTCATATTTATGGAGATGATATTCGATGGAGGGCTGCCGCGCTTTGTATTGACCGAATACTGACCTATTTTGGTTACAGCTGGCCTCATAAACTTGCTTTGGTAAACGCTTTAAGAGAAGCGTTTGGAAGGGAGTTTAACGAGAATGTAGAGTTACGAAAGCAATTAGGCGAGAAATATAGGAACTTAAAATCAGTATTAATCAATGATTTTCATTTTGTCCTACGGCCCGAAGAAAAAAACGGCGCAGAGACACCGCAAGAATTATTCTCTAAGATTGAAAGCTGGGGTCGTGAATACGAACAAGCCGTCGCTGCTGCAAGCTCAGCTCTGCGATCATCAAGTATAAATAAAGATGAGCTGGTAACGTCTATACTACATATGCTTAATAATCGGTTGTTCAACGCGTACACGCGAGAACACGAATTCGTTATGTATGACTTGCTACGACGTTTTTATCTATCTCTTACTAGTAGAAAGGCATTTGTAGACGAAATGAAGAACGGTTTTTATCAACAATAA
- a CDS encoding winged helix-turn-helix domain-containing protein → MGHVVDNEISFSRKIKHVILGHWHLSIKHQTLNDGDISRELEPLIFGILVYFIRNNDRVITRQELADEVWKQNYVDDNAINRAMSELRKALKSEKQRAQIIKTHYRVGYSLSVVPEVEYIDVSKQKETPVSPAPSEAIESSDIAERTDFKITKKMKFFPGVLLTLVFAIAAAYYFTSSRASKSQEQSPVTVKETLLSWKKGVSVAPLMSKSKRYLAYTYKGSDDTSFGLYIKNTETLEEMRLSEDGAQLYPIAWSEEDSLFYQMVDMEAEQPCQVWKVDLAENGINSNHSKLFDCYGINLLHADTSDNGKTLLYTKFNYRNIPNLSSIVHRDLEKNTEFQISSPQVSEFGDYFVKISHSGKKVAILRKQAKGVKILVANKDGSSPREVISVDYFVDAIGWSEDDSRLFWLNRDGTSIVSLSINSLELSYHTLDTESVEGGKIGINLVDESTMIIATDYADSNLYSLSTNELQPKDFSSTNRLEITASSLHNNEAIMYLVGWKKQALWKAENGSRQELFDSMPDKKISYMAVAPNDVKFGLANKDSIYIYNTKSLELVDEISPPGLISDFSWPFNNTLLITYEVDDKANAWFYDLDSKKYVLIAKDVLGAARVVNGNTLVYLNYDHNLVKQNLDTGEKTIVVELSAAAKLRWTVNERFIYYTEDATTVYQVPLNDQNNKVKKVAHTHEKEIWRLTANNSGKQPELFLTLIEQKNNMLLKLDIEFKAPLD, encoded by the coding sequence ATGGGACATGTAGTAGATAACGAGATCAGTTTTTCGAGAAAAATTAAGCATGTTATCTTGGGTCACTGGCATCTATCAATTAAACACCAAACTCTTAACGACGGTGACATTTCTAGAGAGCTAGAACCCCTTATTTTTGGTATCCTCGTATATTTTATCAGAAACAACGACAGAGTCATTACTAGGCAAGAGCTTGCCGATGAAGTATGGAAACAAAACTACGTTGACGACAACGCGATAAATCGAGCGATGTCTGAACTAAGAAAAGCGCTGAAGTCAGAAAAACAACGTGCACAGATCATCAAAACCCACTATCGCGTTGGCTATAGCCTCTCTGTAGTGCCCGAAGTTGAGTATATTGATGTATCGAAGCAAAAAGAAACACCAGTCTCCCCTGCTCCTTCAGAAGCGATAGAAAGCAGTGACATAGCTGAACGCACTGACTTTAAAATAACAAAAAAGATGAAATTCTTCCCTGGTGTCTTACTGACTCTCGTATTTGCCATCGCGGCTGCATATTACTTTACTTCAAGCAGAGCATCTAAATCACAGGAACAGAGCCCCGTTACAGTAAAAGAAACATTACTATCATGGAAAAAAGGTGTTTCAGTGGCGCCGTTAATGTCTAAAAGCAAGCGCTATCTTGCCTACACATACAAGGGTTCTGACGACACTTCTTTCGGTTTATACATTAAGAATACTGAAACACTTGAAGAGATGCGTCTTTCGGAAGATGGCGCACAGCTATATCCCATTGCATGGTCAGAAGAAGACAGTCTCTTTTATCAAATGGTGGATATGGAAGCGGAACAACCCTGTCAAGTATGGAAAGTCGATTTGGCAGAAAATGGTATTAACAGTAATCATAGCAAATTATTCGACTGTTACGGCATTAACTTACTGCACGCTGATACTTCTGACAATGGCAAAACCCTGCTATACACTAAATTTAACTACCGCAACATTCCGAATTTATCTTCTATTGTACATAGAGACCTAGAAAAAAACACTGAGTTCCAAATATCTTCGCCTCAGGTTTCAGAATTCGGAGACTATTTTGTTAAGATCTCACATTCCGGCAAAAAAGTAGCTATTTTACGCAAACAAGCTAAAGGCGTTAAAATACTTGTTGCAAACAAAGATGGAAGTAGCCCTCGAGAAGTGATTTCTGTTGATTACTTCGTCGATGCAATTGGCTGGTCAGAAGATGACTCTCGGCTTTTCTGGCTTAATCGCGATGGCACATCAATTGTGTCTCTATCAATAAACTCTTTGGAGTTGTCTTATCACACGTTGGACACAGAATCGGTAGAGGGTGGCAAAATTGGTATTAACCTGGTGGATGAAAGCACAATGATTATAGCAACCGATTATGCAGACTCAAACTTGTATAGTCTAAGTACCAACGAACTTCAGCCAAAAGATTTCTCGAGCACAAATCGTTTAGAAATAACAGCATCCTCATTACACAATAACGAGGCCATAATGTACTTAGTTGGCTGGAAAAAACAGGCGCTATGGAAGGCCGAAAACGGGTCTAGGCAAGAGTTATTTGATTCGATGCCGGATAAAAAAATCAGCTATATGGCCGTTGCCCCAAATGACGTTAAATTTGGGTTGGCAAATAAAGACTCAATTTACATCTACAACACTAAGTCACTTGAATTAGTAGATGAAATTAGTCCACCCGGTTTGATCAGCGATTTTTCGTGGCCGTTCAACAACACATTGCTCATCACATATGAAGTGGACGACAAAGCAAATGCTTGGTTTTATGACCTTGATTCAAAAAAATATGTGTTGATTGCCAAAGACGTCCTCGGCGCTGCAAGAGTCGTTAATGGCAATACTTTAGTTTATCTGAACTACGATCATAATCTTGTTAAGCAAAACCTTGATACTGGAGAGAAAACTATTGTGGTAGAACTATCTGCAGCAGCTAAGCTGCGCTGGACAGTTAATGAACGATTTATTTATTACACTGAAGATGCAACCACAGTATACCAAGTACCTCTAAATGATCAGAACAATAAGGTAAAGAAGGTTGCGCATACGCATGAAAAGGAAATATGGCGATTAACAGCTAATAATAGCGGAAAGCAGCCGGAGCTATTCCTCACATTAATAGAGCAGAAAAATAATATGCTGTTAAAGCTTGATATCGAATTTAAAGCGCCCCTCGATTGA
- a CDS encoding class IIb bacteriocin, lactobin A/cerein 7B family, which produces MTNFDSSNIQELTLEQVQEVNGGVVPFIIGVAVGIDIGLNIALIALTSE; this is translated from the coding sequence ATGACTAATTTTGATTCAAGCAATATTCAAGAATTAACGCTGGAGCAGGTGCAAGAAGTTAATGGTGGCGTCGTTCCTTTCATCATCGGAGTAGCTGTAGGAATAGACATTGGTCTTAATATCGCCTTAATTGCATTAACAAGCGAATAA
- the tnpB gene encoding IS66 family insertion sequence element accessory protein TnpB, whose amino-acid sequence MSNKKRNNVKVLNWDKTGFALWYKRLKKYHFT is encoded by the coding sequence TTGAGCAACAAAAAGCGCAATAACGTCAAAGTACTCAATTGGGATAAAACGGGCTTTGCACTCTGGTATAAACGTCTCAAGAAGTACCACTTTACATGA
- a CDS encoding HlyD family secretion protein, with product MANLFRKEAIAHQGQRLDGEVTLATHMSFSIVAFLLVSVVLICIAYLFWGEYHRKEVVPGYLRPTTGLSKVYAIAPGLVDEVYVEEGDVVKKGQPLARIRMDRQLSSGKGANDTIIQELVIQKELIKNNIEHEQQLYQANKKRLQSQKKNTSAMFEQALSQRTLLKERVKLSQNKIDDIKALIEQGFASQRELENQQDSLLAIKQQLEDVQSKILSTKDNLSQLDYQYEQLPVEHEDKISKLKSQLAGINQQISQADSQRSFEIVSNKAGEVTNLLVNSGMMANTNQPIMTILPVEASLEAVLYVPTRAYGFVSTGQQTRIRYQAFPYQRFGIYEGDITEVSKAVILPNEASLPVSFQEPVYQVVVTLKKQGAMAYGVTVPLQAGMLLEADIMVDKRSLFEWLLEPIYSIKGAV from the coding sequence ATGGCTAACTTGTTTAGAAAGGAAGCCATTGCACATCAAGGGCAAAGGCTAGACGGTGAAGTAACACTTGCTACTCATATGTCTTTCAGTATTGTCGCATTTTTATTGGTTTCAGTAGTCTTAATTTGTATTGCTTACTTGTTTTGGGGTGAGTATCACAGAAAAGAAGTAGTGCCTGGGTATTTAAGACCCACAACCGGATTAAGCAAGGTCTACGCTATCGCACCGGGACTTGTAGATGAAGTTTATGTGGAAGAAGGTGATGTTGTAAAAAAAGGGCAGCCACTTGCCCGAATTAGAATGGATCGACAATTGAGTTCGGGAAAAGGTGCCAACGATACCATCATACAAGAGTTAGTAATACAGAAAGAACTGATTAAGAATAATATCGAGCACGAGCAACAGCTTTATCAGGCAAACAAGAAACGACTACAGAGCCAGAAGAAGAACACCTCAGCAATGTTCGAACAAGCCTTGTCACAACGAACACTATTAAAGGAAAGGGTTAAATTAAGTCAAAATAAGATAGACGATATTAAGGCACTCATTGAACAAGGCTTCGCATCCCAAAGAGAGCTAGAAAATCAACAAGATTCATTACTCGCAATTAAACAACAGCTCGAAGACGTCCAGTCTAAGATTCTTTCAACAAAAGACAATCTCAGCCAGTTAGATTACCAGTACGAACAGCTTCCTGTAGAACACGAGGATAAAATCTCGAAGCTTAAGTCACAACTTGCAGGAATCAATCAGCAAATATCACAAGCTGATTCACAACGTAGCTTTGAAATAGTTAGCAACAAAGCCGGTGAGGTAACAAACTTACTCGTCAATAGTGGGATGATGGCTAATACTAATCAGCCCATCATGACAATACTACCCGTTGAGGCTTCACTCGAAGCTGTCCTTTACGTTCCCACCCGAGCTTACGGTTTTGTTAGTACTGGTCAGCAAACGCGCATTCGTTATCAGGCCTTCCCTTATCAAAGATTTGGTATTTATGAAGGTGATATTACGGAAGTTTCCAAAGCAGTTATTTTACCAAATGAAGCCTCTTTACCTGTTAGTTTTCAGGAACCCGTATACCAAGTAGTCGTTACACTTAAAAAGCAGGGTGCCATGGCTTACGGCGTTACTGTTCCTCTACAGGCTGGAATGCTGCTCGAGGCCGATATAATGGTTGATAAACGCAGTTTATTCGAATGGCTTCTGGAACCCATCTACAGTATTAAGGGAGCCGTATAA